The Lactuca sativa cultivar Salinas chromosome 2, Lsat_Salinas_v11, whole genome shotgun sequence genome includes a window with the following:
- the LOC111907130 gene encoding iridoid oxidase isoform X1, giving the protein MEYYELLGYVLLSFICILWVNHRHRMHLAELRRLPPGPTPWPIVGNIFQLGFVKIPHDSFAQLAHIHGPNIMTLWLGSMCTVVISSNEAARDMFKNHDVVLAGRKVYECMKGEYGDEIGSMITAQYGPKWRLLRRLSTTEFFLNNRLDATCNIRSRCINKMVKSIYDVCGNDGSSIDVGRYFFLMAFNLIGNLMFSKDLLDLNSKRGAKFFYHAGKVMEYGGKPNVADFIPCLKWLDPQGIKKNMQYHVREAFHIAGGFIKERMEEQEESGDKRRNDYLDVLLEYRGDGVEGPSMFSSTTINIVVFEMFTAGTDTTTSTLEWAMAELLHNPNIYQKLRAELRSIIPLNENLEEKHIDNMPYLKAVIKETLRLHPPLPFLVPHMAMQSCEMLGYTIPKETQVLVNVWAIGRDPKTWHDALKFKPERFLDHDKFVDYKGQHFEFIPFGSGRRMCPAIPLASRVLPMALGSILHKFDWILGDGIKAHEMDMSERMGITLRKSIPLKAIPIPCNGFI; this is encoded by the exons ATGGAATATTATGAGCTTTTGGGGTATGTTCTACTTTCATTCATATGCATTCTATGGGTTAATCATCGTCACCGCATGCACTTGGCTGAGCTCCGGCGGCTACCACCAGGGCCAACACCATGGCCAATAGTCGGAAACATATTCCAGCTAGGCTTTGTAAAGATACCCCACGACTCGTTTGCCCAACTAGCTCATATTCATGGCCCCAACATCATGACCCTTTGGCTAGGCTCCATGTGTACAGTGGTCATCTCCTCAAATGAAGCTGCTCGTGACATGTTCAAGAACCATGATGTGGTTCTCGCTGGTCGAAAGGTCTATGAGTGCATGAAAGGTGAATATGGAGACGAAATAGGCTCCATGATAACAGCACAATATGGGCCAAAATGGCGACTATTGAGAAGGCTTAGTACCACTGAGTTTTTCTTGAACAATCGCCTAGACGCCACGTGTAACATCCGTAGTAGATGTATCAATAAAATGGTGAAGTCTATATACGAtgtttgtggcaatgatggctcTAGCATTGATGTTGGTAGGTATTTTTTCTTGATGGCGTTTAATTTGATTGGGAATTTAATGTTCTCGAAGGATCTTTTGGATTTAAATTCAAAGAGAGGAGCAAAGTTCTTTTACCATGCAGGGAAAGTAATGGAATACGGTGGAAAACCTAACGTGGCCGATTTTATTCCATGTTTAAAGTGGCTTGATCCACAAGGCATCAAGAAAAACATGCAATATCATGTACGTGAAGCGTTTCATATAGCTGGAGGATTCATCAAAGAAAGAATGGAAGAGCAAGAAGAGAGTGGTGATAAAAGAAGAAATGATTATTTGGATGTGCTCTTGGAGTATCGTGGTGATGGTGTTGAAGGACCCTCTATGTTCTCTTCTACAACCATCAATATAGTCGTGTTT GAAATGTTCACTGCAGGGACTGACACGACAACAAGCACATTAGAATGGGCAATGGCCGAACTCCTCCACAATCCTAACATTTACCAAAAACTAAGAGCTGAATTGAGAAGCATCATTCCCCTAAAtgaaaatcttgaagaaaagcacATCGATAATATGCCTTACCTCAAAGCTGTGATTAAAGAGACATTAAGGCTTCACCCACCCCTCCCATTTTTAGTCCCACACATGGCCATGCAATCATGCGAGATGCTAGGGTACACTATTCCAAAGGAAACACAAGTGCTAGTGAATGTGTGGGCAATAGGTCGCGACCCTAAAACGTGGCATGATGCATTGAAATTCAAGCCAGAAAGATTCTTGGATCATGACAAGTTTGTGGACTACAAGGGACAACATTTTGAATTCATTCCATTTGGTTCGGGTCGAAGGATGTGTCCCGCTATACCGCTAGCCTCAAGGGTCCTCCCAATGGCTTTGGGTTCGATTTTGCATAAGTTTGATTGGATTTTGGGAGATGGGATTAAGGCGCATGAGATGGACATGAGCGAAAGAATGGGGATAACTCTTAGGAAATCTATTCCCTTAAAGGCAATACCCATACCATGCAATGGATTTATATGA
- the LOC111907130 gene encoding iridoid oxidase isoform X2, whose protein sequence is MEYYELLGYVLLSFICILWVNHRHRMHLAELRRLPPGPTPWPIVGNIFQLGFVKIPHDSFAQLAHIHGPNIMTLWLGSMCTVVISSNEAARDMFKNHDVVLAGRKVYECMKGEYGDEIGSMITAQYGPKWRLLRRLSTTEFFLNNRLDATCNIRSRCINKMVKSIYDVCGNDGSSIDVGKVMEYGGKPNVADFIPCLKWLDPQGIKKNMQYHVREAFHIAGGFIKERMEEQEESGDKRRNDYLDVLLEYRGDGVEGPSMFSSTTINIVVFEMFTAGTDTTTSTLEWAMAELLHNPNIYQKLRAELRSIIPLNENLEEKHIDNMPYLKAVIKETLRLHPPLPFLVPHMAMQSCEMLGYTIPKETQVLVNVWAIGRDPKTWHDALKFKPERFLDHDKFVDYKGQHFEFIPFGSGRRMCPAIPLASRVLPMALGSILHKFDWILGDGIKAHEMDMSERMGITLRKSIPLKAIPIPCNGFI, encoded by the exons ATGGAATATTATGAGCTTTTGGGGTATGTTCTACTTTCATTCATATGCATTCTATGGGTTAATCATCGTCACCGCATGCACTTGGCTGAGCTCCGGCGGCTACCACCAGGGCCAACACCATGGCCAATAGTCGGAAACATATTCCAGCTAGGCTTTGTAAAGATACCCCACGACTCGTTTGCCCAACTAGCTCATATTCATGGCCCCAACATCATGACCCTTTGGCTAGGCTCCATGTGTACAGTGGTCATCTCCTCAAATGAAGCTGCTCGTGACATGTTCAAGAACCATGATGTGGTTCTCGCTGGTCGAAAGGTCTATGAGTGCATGAAAGGTGAATATGGAGACGAAATAGGCTCCATGATAACAGCACAATATGGGCCAAAATGGCGACTATTGAGAAGGCTTAGTACCACTGAGTTTTTCTTGAACAATCGCCTAGACGCCACGTGTAACATCCGTAGTAGATGTATCAATAAAATGGTGAAGTCTATATACGAtgtttgtggcaatgatggctcTAGCATTGATGTTG GGAAAGTAATGGAATACGGTGGAAAACCTAACGTGGCCGATTTTATTCCATGTTTAAAGTGGCTTGATCCACAAGGCATCAAGAAAAACATGCAATATCATGTACGTGAAGCGTTTCATATAGCTGGAGGATTCATCAAAGAAAGAATGGAAGAGCAAGAAGAGAGTGGTGATAAAAGAAGAAATGATTATTTGGATGTGCTCTTGGAGTATCGTGGTGATGGTGTTGAAGGACCCTCTATGTTCTCTTCTACAACCATCAATATAGTCGTGTTT GAAATGTTCACTGCAGGGACTGACACGACAACAAGCACATTAGAATGGGCAATGGCCGAACTCCTCCACAATCCTAACATTTACCAAAAACTAAGAGCTGAATTGAGAAGCATCATTCCCCTAAAtgaaaatcttgaagaaaagcacATCGATAATATGCCTTACCTCAAAGCTGTGATTAAAGAGACATTAAGGCTTCACCCACCCCTCCCATTTTTAGTCCCACACATGGCCATGCAATCATGCGAGATGCTAGGGTACACTATTCCAAAGGAAACACAAGTGCTAGTGAATGTGTGGGCAATAGGTCGCGACCCTAAAACGTGGCATGATGCATTGAAATTCAAGCCAGAAAGATTCTTGGATCATGACAAGTTTGTGGACTACAAGGGACAACATTTTGAATTCATTCCATTTGGTTCGGGTCGAAGGATGTGTCCCGCTATACCGCTAGCCTCAAGGGTCCTCCCAATGGCTTTGGGTTCGATTTTGCATAAGTTTGATTGGATTTTGGGAGATGGGATTAAGGCGCATGAGATGGACATGAGCGAAAGAATGGGGATAACTCTTAGGAAATCTATTCCCTTAAAGGCAATACCCATACCATGCAATGGATTTATATGA